In Pseudomonas sp. P5_109, the genomic window GCGTTCTTCCAGGAAATGTCCCAACGTTTTTCCGCCGCAGGCGACTTCGCCCAGGCTTATGTGATCGCTCACGAAGTCGGACACCATGTGCAGACCCTGCTTGGGGTATCCGCAAAAATTCAGGCCGCGCGCCAACAAGGCCGGCAGATGGAAGGCGACGGCGGCTTGCTGGTTCGTCAGGAGCTGCAGGCCGATTGCCTGGCCGGCGTCTGGGCCAACAATGCGCAGAAGCGCTTGAACTGGCTGGAACCGGGCGACATCGAAGAAGCACTGAATGCAGCGAACGCCATTGGTGATGATCGCTTGCAGCAACAGGGTCAGGGCCGCGTGGTCCCGGACTCGTTCACCCACGGTACGTCGGCGCAACGGGTGCGCTGGTTCAAAACCGGTTTCGCCCAAGGCCAGGTAAGCCAGTGCGATACCTTTGCGACGAAAAATCTGTAAATGAAGAAGTGGTTGTTGGTTGTTCTGTTTACTTGCGCAACGTCCCAGGCCGCCGAGCATGGGGTCAAGGAACTCAGTTCCGGGCGTCTGCTGTTGAAATCAGGTGAAATGGCGGTGGGCATCAGCCCCGCCCCGGAAAAAATCGAACGGGTACTGATCCTCATCCATGGGCGCCTGCGCAATGCGCAAACCTATCTGCAAAGCGGTGAACACGCCGCCGAATTGGCTGGGCAGAGCGCGACGACACTGGTGATTGCCCCGCAGTTCCTCAATGAAACTGACGTTGCGGTGCATCCGGTGGCCGACACGGTTTTGCGCTGGCAAGGCAATGAATGGATGGCCGGCGGTGAATCCACGGCACCGTTTCGGCTGAGTTCCTACGCCGCGCTCGACGAAATCATCACCCGCCTGGGTGACCGCCAGCAGTTTCCGCAGGTGAAGCAAATCGTCATCGCCGGGCACTCCGGCGGCGCGCAGATGGTTCAACGCTATGCCTTGCTCGGTCACGCGCAGTCCGGTCTCGATGCGGCTGGCGTGCAGGTGCGCTACGTGATCGCCAACCCATCCTCCTACGCCTATTTCGATGAGCGCCGACCCGTGGCGTTCAGCCACGCCGGGTGCCCGGATTTCAATCGCTGGAAGTACGGACTGGCGGATTTGCCCGCCTACGCCGAAGGGCAAACCGCCACGCAGTTGCAGGAAAGTTACCTCAAGCGTGAAATCGTTTATCTACTGGGGCAGCAGGACATCGACCCGAACCATCCGGCGCTGGACAAGAGCTGTGAAGCCAAGGCCCAAGGGCCGTATCGATTGGCCCGCGGGCGTTTTTACTTTGATTATCTGAAGCGGCTGCAACCGCAAGGGTTGAATCAGCAACTGATTGAAGTACCCGGAGTCGGGCATAACGGGGACGGGATGTTTACCTCGCCGGAGGGGCAGAAGGCTTTGTTTGGGCAATGACTCTTGTAGTGCCTGGGCCTACCTCTTCGCGAGCAAGCCCGCTCCCACATTGGATCTGAGTGCACACAACATCGTGAACACCACAGAATCATTGTGGGAGCGGGCTTGCTCGCGAAGGCGTCAGATCAGACAACCGACTCTTTAAGCCAACAGCATCTGCCGCAACTCGACACAATCCGCCGCATGCCAATCGGTCAATTCCGGCCAGGGATTATCCGGTAGATTCACCAGCACCGTGCGTGCACCCGCTGCCCGCCCGCAATCGAGATCGAAACGGTAGTCGCCCACCATCACCAGCTCGCTCGCTGGCACCTTCCACGCTTCGGCCAGTTTCAGCAATCCGCCCGGATGTGGTTTGGGCGGTGCATCATCGCGGCCCAATACATCTTCCAGTGCAAAGCAGTCGGCCAGGCCAATGGCCTCCAGCGTGACATGCGCCAGCTCCCGGGCATTGCGCGTCAGAATACCCAGGCGATAACCGCGCCCGGCCAGCTCGCGCACCAGCTCCACCGCGCCCGGCGCCGGTTTCGAACCGAGGGCCAGGTCCCGCTCATGCTCCAGCAGCCACGCGTGTTTGGCGGCGGCTTCATCGGCCGGCAGTGCGGCAAGATGAGTCAGGATGTCGTGTTCGGCAGGGATCGCCAACGCCACGCGAATCGCCGCGAAGTCGTGCACGGCCACCGTCAGGGTGCCGTCCATGTCGAACACCCAGTGATGCACATTGGCCAGGCTCACGCCCAATCCTTGCGGTGACGGATCAAGCCTTCCTGGGTGACCGAGGCCACCAGTTGCCCGGCACGATTGAACACACTGCCCCGGGAGAAACCACGGGAATTGCCGGCCCACGGGCTGTCCATTGCGTAGAGCAACCAGTCATCGGCGCGCAGATCCTGATGGAACCACAACGCGTGATCGAGGCTGGCCACCTGCATGTCCTTGTTCCACACCGTTTTGCCATGGGGCTGCATCGACGTGACCAGTAGGCCGAAGTCCGAGGCATAGGCCAGCAGGTATTTATGCAGCGCCGGCGAATCGGCCAAGGCGCCGTCGGCGCGGAACCAGACGTACTTGACCGGGTCGGACGGCAGCGGGTTGTAGGGATCTTTCTCGGTGATCGGACGGAATTCGATCGGTTTCGGGCACAGCAGCTTTTCGCGCATTTTTTCGGGAATCAGGTGCGCGCGCTGCTGGGTGATTTCCAGCTCCGAGGGCAGATTTTCCGGGCCGACCACTACCGGCATTTCGCTCTGATGCTGAAAGCCTTCCTCGTCGTACTGGAACGAGGCGCTGCACGTGAAGATCGGGTGGCCCTTCTGGATCGCGGTGACCCGGCGCGTGCTGAAACTGCCACCGTCTCGCACCCGGTCAACCTGATACACCACCGGCAACCCGGCATCGCCCGGACGCAGGAAATAGCCGTGCATCGAATGCACATGACGCGCTTCTTCAACCGTCTGACTGGCCGCCGACAGCGACTGGCCGAGCACCTGGCCACCGAACAGCTGACGAAAGCCCAGGTCCTGGCTGCGGCCACGGAACAGGTTTTCTTCGATCGGTTCCAGGGTCAGCAGGTCGACCAGATCATCCAACACTTGGCTCATTCAGACTCTCCTCACACAACACATTACCGGGCAGGCTTGGCTGCGACGGTCGATTCAGTTTCCCGGCAGGGCCATCATGGGGGCCATTGTAAACGTCCGTGCCAGCTTATCCATGCAAGGTTTGCAGCCATTGTTCACGGCTGATGCGATACAGAACATGCCGACGCAACGGATGTTCGGCTTCGAGTCGTGGGTGATCGAAGTCATCCGCCGGATCATGGTGCATGCCGATGGCCTGCATGACTTTCTCTGACGGCAGGTTGGTTTGCGCCGTGAAGGCCACCACCTCTTTCAGCGGCAAGCGGTCGAACCCGCAGCGCAGAGCGGTCCACGCCGCTTCACTGGCATAACCGAGGCCCCAGTGCTCGCGGGCCAGGCGCCAGCCGATTTCCGTGGCGGGAGTGAAAGGTGCATCGAATCCGACCACGCCGAGCCCGGTAAAGCCGATGAACTGGCCAGAGTCTTTGCGCTGCAAGGCCCAGAGACCGTAACCATGCTCGGCGAAATGACCACGGATTCGGCCGATCAATGATGCGCTTTCCAGCCGGCTCAACGGTGCCGGGAAGTAGCGCATCACCTGCGGATCGGCACACATCGCCGCAAAGTCCGGCAAGTCTTCATCGCGCCACTGACGCAATAGCAGCCGAGCGCTTTCAAGTTCCAGTATTGGCTCCATCGTGCCCCGCCCCTCCATTTCAATGTCGCCAGTCTACAACGCTGGTAGGATCCGTCTCTCATTCCCGTCTGAAATCATCATGCCGCTGCCGCTGATTTATCACGAAGACTACAGTCCCGAGTTTCCGGCGGATCACCGCTTCCCGATGGACAAGTTCCGCCTGTTGCGCGACCACCTGGTGGACAGTGGCCTGACCCGCGACGCCGACCTGCTGCGCCCGGATCTGTGTCCCGCGGATATTCTCGCCCTCGCCCATGACCCTTCGTATATCGAACGCTACATGAGTGGCGAACTGTCCCGCGAAGACCAGCGCCGCCTCGGCCTGCCCTGGAGCGAAGCCCTGGCCCGGCGTACGGTGCGGGCGGTCGGTGGCTCGTTGCTGGCGGCCGAACAGGCGCTGGAGCATGGCCTGGCCTGTCACCTGGCGGGTGGTACCCACCATGCGCACTACGACTACCCGGCCGGGTTCTGCATCTTCAATGACCTGGCGGTGATCAGCCATTACCTGCTGGAAAGCGGCCGGGTGAACCGGGTGCTGATCTTCGATTGCGACGTGCATCAGGGCGACGGGACTGCACGAATTCTGCACAACACCCCGGAAGCAGTGACCGTTTCCCTGCACTGCGAAAAGAATTTTCCCGCACGCAAAGCCGAAAGCGACTGGGACATCCCGCTACCAAACGGCATGGGCAATGCCGAATACTTGAAGGTGGTGGACGATGCGCTCAACTACCTGCTGCCACTCTACCAACCGGATCTGGTGTTGTATGACGCCGGGGTCGATGTGCATAAGGACGACGCCCTGGGTTATCTGAAGCTGACAGACGAAGGCGTCGCCGCACGCGATGAAAGCGTGATGCGCCATTGCCTGGGCCGCGACATTCCGCTCGTCGGGGTGATCGGCGGCGGCTACAGCAAGGACCGCCAGGCCCTGGCCCGCCGTCACGGCATCCTCCATCACAGTGCGCAGCGCGTCTGGCAGTCATCAGGTTGTCACTGAGCTGTGGATGCTTTACCCACAATGCCTGTGGAGCTGCCTGTGGATAACCTGAGTGAAAGGGACTACAGGCCACGCTGCGTATAGGCTACAGAGTGGTGGTTGTTTTTTAACCAGCCGTTGTGAATACCACAAACCAAATGTG contains:
- a CDS encoding alpha/beta fold hydrolase translates to MKKWLLVVLFTCATSQAAEHGVKELSSGRLLLKSGEMAVGISPAPEKIERVLILIHGRLRNAQTYLQSGEHAAELAGQSATTLVIAPQFLNETDVAVHPVADTVLRWQGNEWMAGGESTAPFRLSSYAALDEIITRLGDRQQFPQVKQIVIAGHSGGAQMVQRYALLGHAQSGLDAAGVQVRYVIANPSSYAYFDERRPVAFSHAGCPDFNRWKYGLADLPAYAEGQTATQLQESYLKREIVYLLGQQDIDPNHPALDKSCEAKAQGPYRLARGRFYFDYLKRLQPQGLNQQLIEVPGVGHNGDGMFTSPEGQKALFGQ
- a CDS encoding HAD family hydrolase, which produces MSLANVHHWVFDMDGTLTVAVHDFAAIRVALAIPAEHDILTHLAALPADEAAAKHAWLLEHERDLALGSKPAPGAVELVRELAGRGYRLGILTRNARELAHVTLEAIGLADCFALEDVLGRDDAPPKPHPGGLLKLAEAWKVPASELVMVGDYRFDLDCGRAAGARTVLVNLPDNPWPELTDWHAADCVELRQMLLA
- the tesB gene encoding acyl-CoA thioesterase II, whose product is MSQVLDDLVDLLTLEPIEENLFRGRSQDLGFRQLFGGQVLGQSLSAASQTVEEARHVHSMHGYFLRPGDAGLPVVYQVDRVRDGGSFSTRRVTAIQKGHPIFTCSASFQYDEEGFQHQSEMPVVVGPENLPSELEITQQRAHLIPEKMREKLLCPKPIEFRPITEKDPYNPLPSDPVKYVWFRADGALADSPALHKYLLAYASDFGLLVTSMQPHGKTVWNKDMQVASLDHALWFHQDLRADDWLLYAMDSPWAGNSRGFSRGSVFNRAGQLVASVTQEGLIRHRKDWA
- a CDS encoding GNAT family N-acetyltransferase; the protein is MEPILELESARLLLRQWRDEDLPDFAAMCADPQVMRYFPAPLSRLESASLIGRIRGHFAEHGYGLWALQRKDSGQFIGFTGLGVVGFDAPFTPATEIGWRLAREHWGLGYASEAAWTALRCGFDRLPLKEVVAFTAQTNLPSEKVMQAIGMHHDPADDFDHPRLEAEHPLRRHVLYRISREQWLQTLHG
- a CDS encoding histone deacetylase, which codes for MPLPLIYHEDYSPEFPADHRFPMDKFRLLRDHLVDSGLTRDADLLRPDLCPADILALAHDPSYIERYMSGELSREDQRRLGLPWSEALARRTVRAVGGSLLAAEQALEHGLACHLAGGTHHAHYDYPAGFCIFNDLAVISHYLLESGRVNRVLIFDCDVHQGDGTARILHNTPEAVTVSLHCEKNFPARKAESDWDIPLPNGMGNAEYLKVVDDALNYLLPLYQPDLVLYDAGVDVHKDDALGYLKLTDEGVAARDESVMRHCLGRDIPLVGVIGGGYSKDRQALARRHGILHHSAQRVWQSSGCH